ttttttattttatttctatgcaatttttttttgcgGTATAGAACTATTAGATAATAAgatctaaaataaatataaaatacgtttaatacaacttatgtattaaataaaaatatatcatgtgttaagaacaatatatcattaagataataaaaaaaaatataagtcaataatctataaaatcaaaataattttataaggagggccaaattaattttttagagaATGGGCTAATacaagataaaattaatattatcttattaaatcagaaaatattaatatatattattttttttcaaacttttgggAGTGGCCCATAGGGCCTTAATAGGTCCGTCACTGTGGACAGAGATAAAAGAAAttggttctattttttttttttttttcctctaacaCTTCACattgttgttattgttttgaAGCATTTTGTTGGGAAATCCTACCTTCTCTTcatgcatcatttttttattttaaattaagtttTCTTAATTGCTTGCTTGGGAAAAAAAACCGTCTAACAATGATCAATTCGATGAATTACTTGCTttaattgggggggggggggggggtgacgTAAACTCATCCCGGCTTACACATTCCtatataatttaattgatattttctctctctatatatactaAGAAATAAAGGAGTCCTGGTCCTATATAGTTTtcctttataataataataataataataataaaggaaaagaaaaagatagaagaCATATACGTGGTGCAGATCATTCTAACAGTACACTACTTTTTGAACTAATTACACATGACCTAAGATATGATTGGATTTGAGAGCAAAAGGTTTAATTTCATGATGTGATTTCGGTTTCCTGCAATATTATATCTCCGgccattttgaaaataaaagtgaAAACCGTGCGAaatggaatcaactcattttggtcagatactttttctttaaaaggtaCTGTTCATGCGCCATTCATTTGTTTATTCATCGTTCAAATGATAGTAAATGATTGGTTAATATctcttatttatatatcgatgatgaattgtatttttattttttattttccaatagCTTTAGGctgccatgcatatatatatatatatatatatataaaataatgatccTAATTAGGTATGCATGTCACATTGGAATAGGGCAGGATTTTTTCCAAGAACGAGTACTTGAGATTAAGGCCGATAGACATGCGTTCAAATGATAGATTTAAGTTTCcaccttataaaaataaaaagagtatttatgataaattatttacgaaaaaaatgactattcatgagaagaataaacttattttgacataaaataaataagtatttttcttgtagtgccgtCGAGTTACTCATTTGTTAGTTCGAAAGAATTATTTGTTTGGATGCTTGTGATtgcatgtatgcatgaaaataaTTAAGTAGTGGTTCGTACTTATATTATCCTTCAGATGAAAAAAGACCTTCGATCGAGCCCATATATTGTGATTTTGAGCTTGCAGATCGAACAGATTAAGCCCCAATAGATGCGAACTTATTACATTTTCGTAAACAGAAGAGACACTTTCAGCGGGGAATTAGGGATAAAATAGAAACATAAACGTACTAAATAAgacactgcatgcatgcatattgatCTTCCTTGAGCTGATCGAAGGATCTAATAAATAATGGATGCCACTGCAGGCACATCTACTGGAAACCCATCAATCTCATCAATCCAAACATTATTCTTCTCCTTTGCTGGATCAATGGTGCGCAATGCACGCCACACAGCACTGTTACACTTAAATCCTGACCCAAATGCAATCTGCCATGCCCGATCACCTTTCTTTATCCTTCCTTTGGCTTCACAGTACGCAAGTTCATACCACAAAGAACTACTAGAAGTGTTCCCATACCTATAAAGAGTCATCCTCGAAGGCTCCATATGCCACTTACTCAGCCCAAGATTCTTCTCTAGCTCATCAAGCACTGCCCTCCCACCAGCATGGATGCAGAAATGCTCCAAAGCCAACTTAAAGTCCGGAACATATTGTTTTGTCTTCATTTTAAATACCTTTCTCCCTATTAAATTTGCGAGAAATAGGATTTGTTCAGACATGGGAAGGACCAAAGGCCCCAAAGATGTGATGTTGGTTTTAAGGGCTTCAGCAGCAACCGGCAATAGATCCCTAGACAGTGATATCCCGACTTGTTTGTCTTCGTCTTCCTTTTGGAACACACATTGGTAACTTTTGTCATCTGCGCCTTTGTGGGTGCGTAGAGTGTGAATCAGTTGATACTTTGAACGCCGGCGATCAGATAACCGGTTGGACAAGAGAACAGCGGACGCACCCAGACGGAAGAGGCAGTTCGTAACGAGCATTGAGCGGTTATTGCCACCATACCAGTTGAGATTCATGCTTTCCATGCTCACTAATAGCGCATAGGAGTTGGGCAGGCTCTGTTACAGAGCGATCGAGAGTAAAGCTATGGTTATTTCAGTTTGTACAATGATAGACCAATGCCAAAAACACTTTGAATAAGACCACTTTATATGGTTAGTACTGTCAAGAAAGAAGTATAATCCAAGCTTATCCATCAGTAGTACCTATGAGTCAAAGATAGAGGAAAGGGAATAAATTATACCATGCATCTCTAGTTAATTGTTTTGTTGAATTTCCCGGCAGCATGAAATCCACCTGGACATCTAATGTTATGCTTgtatttaaatgattaaaattaaAGGATCTCAACCAGGTCAGAAAAGGCAAGTAATTTTTAAGAACTTTTTCCGTAGGCCAAGGCCATTTTAAGTATAAGAAAGTTTTTGTGCGTGCAAAATAGGGGAGCACAGCAGTGTTTAACAGGCAAAACTAGAGTATGAACttaattactatacattactCTTAACGGGGCTCATATATCCATTCGTTTTTCACCTCAATTTAGtaagtaaaaggaaaaataagataaatttatcccaAAGCTTTGCATAACATGCACACAAACCTGTAGCAAACGTTTGGCCAGGTCTACGGAAATAAGGCCAGCACTGCAGCCCATCCCACCAAGATTATAGCTTAAAATATTCCCTCTGAGCTTGTACTGGTTCACAACCATGGCGGACAAGGACGGCGTTGGAGTGAACACGCTACAATTAACGACAAGAATGCCTATATCCTTAACTTTTATCTTGGTTTTTGCTAGCAACTGGTCTATGGCTCCGAACATCAGCATCGCTGCCTCCTTCCTAGCCTCCTCGACACTCACTGTCGCCGGGACTTCCATCAACGCTTTTGATCCGTACGTCTGCTGGCCATAGCCTGACCTCTCCATTATCTTCTTTTGAAACAGTAAAC
This Carya illinoinensis cultivar Pawnee chromosome 11, C.illinoinensisPawnee_v1, whole genome shotgun sequence DNA region includes the following protein-coding sequences:
- the LOC122280410 gene encoding 3-ketoacyl-CoA synthase 20-like, translated to MGYDEKKQKLDMKQPNSVSYGKLAFHYLISNFMYLFLVPLITIAFAHLSVKDFEHLFSHLYELDLVSATLVTATTVFLAALYLMSRPRQVYLLDFACFKPDPSLMCTKEYFIKRSELTGSFSEESLLFQKKIMERSGYGQQTYGSKALMEVPATVSVEEARKEAAMLMFGAIDQLLAKTKIKVKDIGILVVNCSVFTPTPSLSAMVVNQYKLRGNILSYNLGGMGCSAGLISVDLAKRLLQSLPNSYALLVSMESMNLNWYGGNNRSMLVTNCLFRLGASAVLLSNRLSDRRRSKYQLIHTLRTHKGADDKSYQCVFQKEDEDKQVGISLSRDLLPVAAEALKTNITSLGPLVLPMSEQILFLANLIGRKVFKMKTKQYVPDFKLALEHFCIHAGGRAVLDELEKNLGLSKWHMEPSRMTLYRYGNTSSSSLWYELAYCEAKGRIKKGDRAWQIAFGSGFKCNSAVWRALRTIDPAKEKNNVWIDEIDGFPVDVPAVASIIY